In the genome of Phycisphaerales bacterium, one region contains:
- the ispE gene encoding 4-(cytidine 5'-diphospho)-2-C-methyl-D-erythritol kinase: MSTTPTYRRSAPAKLNLTLRILGTRPDGFHELESLVTRIDLCDTLEVVPQEDGRYQFECDDPTLPADGTNLVLRAARALARHGATNHGADFRLYKRIPAGAGLGGGSSDAAATLLLLNEAWGLECLQADLIELGAKLGSDVPLFFHGPRCLVRGRGEIIDEVAVPLCGWVTLLLPPLCCATPTVYRAWDSLATSTAHPAADRVLAALQTAGGSAAALMPLLFNDLTPAAYAAFPELEQWAVRAADTAGGPVGMSGSGAALFRLYDTEHEAREFAERAAANLGVRTETAALAMI; the protein is encoded by the coding sequence ATGTCGACGACGCCGACCTACCGCCGCAGCGCGCCTGCCAAGCTCAATCTCACGCTGCGAATCCTGGGTACGCGCCCGGACGGCTTCCACGAGCTGGAGTCGCTCGTCACCCGGATCGACCTGTGCGACACCCTCGAAGTCGTTCCGCAGGAAGACGGCCGTTACCAGTTTGAATGCGACGATCCGACCCTGCCGGCCGACGGTACAAACCTCGTATTGCGGGCGGCAAGAGCCCTCGCGCGCCACGGCGCGACGAATCATGGAGCGGACTTTCGGCTGTACAAACGCATCCCGGCCGGTGCTGGACTGGGCGGCGGGAGCTCAGATGCAGCCGCGACGCTGCTGCTGCTCAACGAGGCCTGGGGCCTGGAGTGTCTCCAGGCGGACCTGATCGAACTTGGTGCGAAGCTGGGGTCCGATGTTCCGCTCTTTTTTCACGGGCCGCGGTGCCTGGTGCGTGGACGTGGTGAGATCATTGACGAAGTGGCGGTGCCGTTGTGCGGCTGGGTAACGCTGCTGTTGCCGCCCTTGTGCTGTGCAACCCCAACGGTCTACCGCGCTTGGGATTCGCTTGCGACGAGCACCGCGCACCCGGCCGCCGACAGGGTCCTCGCGGCTTTACAGACCGCCGGGGGATCTGCGGCTGCCCTGATGCCGCTGTTGTTTAACGACCTCACGCCAGCAGCTTATGCGGCCTTCCCGGAACTGGAGCAGTGGGCAGTACGCGCCGCCGACACCGCGGGCGGCCCGGTTGGCATGAGCGGCTCGGGGGCCGCACTGTTTCGTCTATACGACACCGAGCACGAAGCGCGGGAATTCGCGGAGCGCGCGGCAGCCAACCTGGGTGTGCGCACGGAGACCGCGGCCCTGGCCATGATCTGA